One stretch of Daphnia pulicaria isolate SC F1-1A chromosome 6, SC_F0-13Bv2, whole genome shotgun sequence DNA includes these proteins:
- the LOC124342101 gene encoding uncharacterized protein LOC124342101, with translation MPPRRELTREEKDEKNRKAREKRSNEDPEAKEVRLAANRERAKIAREEKRRRLNPEEVQVAKNLNAKKAREERQAEAPDERALRQRLDAERKRVARANETQVEHEARLHDQRIRQQLLRQEQAEEENRARLLAEAERQAVFRQEEENRARLLAEVERQAVLRQEEENRARLLAEAERQADLRQDEQIRARLQAEAERQAALRQQEAAIILRAMNQRPACDRPRVVLANDAVAERPARQQHQARKRAADDTETAEEQRARLQAQALRKKFLRRDESEAERSARLQDQALRQKSLRNEESEAERSSRLCEQALRQNSLRKEESEAEKWARQRAQALRQKTLRNEQIEAEKLARLREQTLQQNSLRKEESEAEKWARQRAQALRQKSLRDKELVAERLARLGDKSLRQEAVRCRATGEERLERAMADRFFHEVNLLNETEQEAAERREQHTEVMTDYRATENEEETADRREEDRLRTELQREHQFEREREEEELRARNALQHAEIVPVETADHEAFLREMHLDRNRAGNRRTHRIACKDIVVEDRVHLLDIGDLTKICAECDAKHFEKEMPKDQKFQRCCGKGKVIIPPPKPCPQPLASLLQNQHPKSKQFMKQIRNYNSAHAFASLGANQSPPPNRGPYCYRIHGQIYHQITPLGPTPNPRYADLYFLDSAQATDYRANIQAMSGCCRILMEELDAMLREKNPYALVYKMMRQVLEEEYVQRQAANLPHYTVGMIITCDRRNVDQRRYNCPTAHEIAVVFKSSDGAPPSNRDIRGHLYIPVRGRRFIQINTQKPMCDPMCYPLLFPNGEDGWHAHMNYNTTSRRERDEAAAMAMIVDEDEDEQIDPLWPNPRVLIREEVAAADGNAEIENERNVEPEPAEADENDDQQPNRNRGPRSRVTQAEFYSSIMSIRGDFNIVLSGGALTQQYFVDSYVKTEGNRIDWLRKHQTELHVERYCGLMDYINNRAERENVEVGTIYILPSSFIGSPRAMKQNYQDAMAIVAKFGKPTFFLTFTCNPKWREITANIANYQTASDRPDMVARVFHLKKKELVDDIEKKQVLGFATAHIEVIEFQKRGLPHCHMLIWIDKRDAPLSPEDMDKTICAEIPDKSLHPRLYAAVMAHMIHGPCGAINKKSPCMDVEGCTKKFPKDFIAGTIINDNGYPTYRRRDTGVKHPLKRGNVVYEVDNRWVVPYNPWLLLKYDCHINLESCASLTSVKYIFKYVYKGHDSGNIETKKGTHQQVEGEDEPTFVWDEITTFLDTRYVSAPEAAWRINKFPLSNRSHVIFRLAVHLPLEQSVFFHPGNEEQAVANAALKETTLTAFFILNRDNEEARQYFYREIVNHFAFVKVGGRNFWKRRVQNLKIIGRLYTVSVRQIERFCLRLLLINVKGPTSFENLRTVNGVILPTFKAAAAALNLLEDDSVWERTLDDAAAFEMPERLRQLFVDICLFCNPTDALYLFERSLPQLMEDFIRNGHDAEIAKNLTLKFIQDKLLLNNQTMENLSLPVPDFQLIHRLIAAQLEENAEISMREKRRLGELMVSQLNEGQRAAFDQVMAAVNDTENAIPHQYFLDGPGGTGKTFLYNTLITVLQGQGKTVIAVASTGIASTLLIDGTTYHSQFKIYPPITEATRSKIEDGSFLAHLIRSAVLIISDEATMKTNHALSAFNFLFQKLHKNNLPHGGKVLLLGGDFRQCLPVVRHGNRVTVLEVTIRNNDTWPQFQQLRLTQNMRTVAGSQDYADWLIQLGNGTLPTHPKLNIPDMIEIPKEFFNYNRSLVEHVFGDPAQLLDPVVSQQICSRAILCPKNGDCLRINNQIIKDMPGTLHEYRSIDTIDSDDPEEISNYPTEVLNSFDVSGIPTHLLKMKVGAVIILLKNIDSRQGLCNGTRLIIRALRENLIVAEIAAGKNKGHIVYIPRMMMSPTDSDLPVILKRLQFPVLLAFAMTITKSQGQTFDRVGILLPEPVFSHGQLYVAFSRATSKDGVRVEIAESGKQGKLLKNHPTATEEEKKKVFTLNVVFKEVLL, from the exons ATGCCACCGCGTCGCGAATTAACTCGAgaggaaaaagatgagaagaataggaaggctagggaaaaaagaagtaacgaAGACCCGGAGGCTAAGGAAGTGCGATTGGCGGCTAATAGGGAAAGGGCCAAGATCGCTCGTGAAGAGAAGCGACGTCGGCTCAATCCCGAAGAAGTTCAGGttgcaaaaaatttgaatgcgaAAAAGGCTAGGGAAGAGCGTCAGGCAGAGGCACCTGACGAGAGAGCGTTGAGGCAGAGGTTAGATGCTGAGCGGAAGAGAGTCGCCCGTGCTAACGAGACTCAGGTTGAACATGAAGCTAGACTGCATGATCAGCGAATCCGTCAGCAACTCCTTCGACAGGAAcaagcggaagaagaaaatcgtgctcGACTGTTAGCCGAGGCGGAGCGGCAAGCAGTTTttcgtcaagaagaagaaaatcgtgcgcGACTGTTAGCCGAGGTGGAGCGGCAAGCAGTTCttcgtcaagaagaagaaaatcgtgcgcGACTGTTAGCCGAGGCGGAGCGGCAAGCAGATCTTCGTCAAGATGAACAAATTCGAGCTCGATTGCAAGCCGAGGCAGAGCGGCAAGCTGCTCTTCGTCAACAAGAAGCAGCAATTATTCTACGAGCGATGAATCAGAGACCTGCATGTGATCGCCCAAGAGTTGTTCTTGCTAATGATGCTGTGGCAGAGCGTCCAGCAagacaacaacatcaggcaAGAAAGAGAGCTGCTGACGACACCGAAACTGCTGAAGAACAACGAGCTAGGTTGCAAGCCCAGGCATTGCGGAAGAAATTTCTGCGGAGAGATGAATCGGAAGCAGAGAGATCAGCAAGACTTCAAGATCAGGCATTGAGGCAAAAATCTCTGCGGAACGAGGAATCTGAAGCAGAGAGATCTTCTAGACTTTGTGAGCAGGCCTTGCGTCAAAATTCTTTGCGGAAAGAGGAATCTGAAGCAGAGAAGTGGGCTAGACAACGAGCGCAGGCGCTACGCCAAAAAACTCTGCGGAATGAGCAAATTGAAGCAGAGAAATTGGCAAGACTCCGGGAACAGACCTTGCAGCAAAATTCTCTGCGGAAAGAAGAATCCGAAGCAGAAAAATGGGCAAGACAGCGGGCACAGGCACTACGACAGAAATCACTACGGGATAAGGAACTTGTAGCAGAGAGGCTTGCTCGACTTGGCGATAAGTCATTACGCCAGGAAGCTGTACGTTGCAGAGCaacaggagaagaaagattggAGCGTGCTATGGCTGATAGATTTTTTCACGAAGTAAATCTCCTCAACGAAACTGAGCAGGAAGCTGCAGAACGACGTGAGCAGCACACAGAAGTCATGACTGATTATAGAGCGACTGAAAATGAGGAAGAAACAGCTGATAGGCGTGAAGAGGATAGGTTGCGAACAGAGCTACAGCGAGAACATCAATTTGAACGAGAgcgagaagaggaagaactgcGAGCAAGAAATGCGCTTCAACACGCCGAAATTGTTCCCGTTGAAACCGCAGACCACGAAGCTTTTCTTCGTGAGATGCACCTTGATCGCAACCGTGCTGGAAATCGGCGAACGCATCGGATAGCTTGCAAAGACATTGTTGTAGAGGATCGGGTTCATTTGCTTGACATTGGAGATTTGACCAAGATTTGTGCTGAGTGTGAcgccaaacactttgaaaaagagaTGCCAAAAGATCAAAAGTTTCAGCGATGCTGCGGAAAGGGAAAAGTAATTATTCCACCACCAAAGCCATGTCCGCAACCCTTGGCCAGTCTCTTGCAAAATCAGCATCCAAAGTccaagcaattcatgaagcaAATTCGAAACTACAACAGTGCTCACGCTTTTGCTTCGCTTGGAGCAAACCAATCTCCACCACCAAACCGAGGCCCCTACTGCTATCGAATTCATGGCCAGATTTACCATCAAATCACTCCGCTTGGTCCAACACCAAATCCCAGATATGCAGATCTGTATTTTTTGGACTCGGCGCAGGCCACTGATTATAGGGCAAATATCCAGGCAATGTCGGGTTGTTGTAGAATATTGATGGAAGAATTGGACGCTATGCTTCGAGAGAAGAATCCGTACGCCTTGGTTTACAAGATGATGCGCCAAgttcttgaagaagaatacgTTCAACGCCAGGCCGCAAATCTTCCTCACTACACTGTCGGCATGATCATCACTTGTGATAGAAGAAATGTCGACCAGCGGCGCTACAACTGCCCGACGGCCCACGAGATAGCAGTAGTATTCAAAAGCTCTGATGGAGCTCCGCCATCCAACAGAGATATTCGTGGCCATCTCTATATTCCCGTCAGAGGCCGACGTTTCATCCAGATTAACACACAGAAGCCCATGTGTGATCCGATGTGTTATCCCCTGCTATTCCCCAACGGTGAAGATGGTTGGCATGCTCACATGAATTATAACACCACCAGTCGGAGGGAAAGAGATGAAGCAGCAGCAATGGCAATGATTGTTGATGAGGATGAAGACGAGCAGATTGATCCCCTGTGGCCCAACCCCAGAGTGTTAATTCGTGAAGAAGTCGCCGCAGCAGATGGCAATGCTGAGATTGAAAATGAGCGAAATGTAGAACCGGAACCAGCCGAAGCAGACGAGAACGATGATCAACAACCAAACAGGAACAGAGGCCCACGCTCAAGAGTGACGCAAGCCGAGTTCTACAGTTCAATCATGTCAATCCGCGGTGATTTCAATATCGTTTTGTCCGGGGGTGCCCTCACTCAGCAATATTTTGTCGATTCTTACGTCAAGACCGAGGGGAATCGCATAGATTGGCTCAGAAAACACCAGACAGAGCTGCATGTTGAGCGCTACTGCGGTCTGATGGATTACATCAACAATCGagcggaaagagaaaatgtggaAGTTGGCACTATCTACATTCTCCCTTCGTCCTTCATTGGCAGTCCTCGAGCCATGAAGCAAAATTATCAAGACGCGATGGCAATTGTTGCCAAATTTGGaaaaccaactttttttttaacgtttacTTGCAATCCCAAGTGGAGAGAAATTACGGCAAATATTGCGAACTATCAGACAGCTTCTGATCGTCCCGATATGGTCGCACGAGTCTTccacttgaagaaaaaagagttggtcgACGACATCGAGAAAAAGCAAGTTTTGGGTTTCGCCACAGCTCATATCGAAGTCATCGAATTTCAAAAACGCGGTCTTCCTCATTGCCACATGCTGATCTGGATCGATAAGAGAGATGCCCCTTTATCACCAGAAGATATGGACAAGACCATTTGTGCGGAAATTCCCGACAAGTCCCTCCATCCAAGACTCTACGCCGCTGTTATGGCTCACATGATCCACGGCCCGTGTGGAGCCATCAACAAAAAGTCTCCTTGCATGGATGTTGAAGGGTGCACCAAAAAGTTTCCGAAAGATTTCATCGCAGGAACCATCATCAACGACAACGGCTATCCGACTTATAGAAGAAGAGACACTGGAGTTAAACATCCGTTGAAAAGAGGGAATGTCGTCTATGAAGTAGACAACAGATGGGTTGTGCCTTATAACCCTTGGTTGCTGCTGAAATATGACTGTCACATAAACCTCGAATCCTGCGCTTCACTCACcagtgtcaaatacatctttaAGTACGTGTACAAAGGCCATGACAGCGGAAACATTGAGACAAAAAAGGGAACGCATCAGCAAGTTGAAGGTGAAGATGAGCCGACATTCGTGTGGGACGAAATCACTACTTTTTTGGACACGCGTTACGTCAGCGCACCAGAAGCCGCCTGGAGAATCAATAAGTTTCCCCTCAGCAATCGTTCCCATGTCATCTTCCGACTTGCCGTACATCTTCCATTGGAACAGTCCGTCTTTTTTCACCCGGGCAACGAGGAACAAGCAGTCGCCAACGCCGCTTTGAAAGAAACGACTTTAACTGCTTTTTTCATCTTGAACCGGGATAATGAAGAAGCGAGGCAGTATTTTTACAGAGAGATTGTCAACCATTTTGCTTTCGTCAAGGTTGGTGGCCGTAATTTCTGGAAGCGACGAGTTCAAAATCTCAAAATCATTGGCCGATTGTACACGGTGAGTGTCCGTCAAATTGAGCGATTCTGCCTGCGCTTGCTCCTCATTAACGTCAAAGGACCGACCAGTTTTGAAAATCTTCGAACAGTCAACGGTGTAATTTTACCGACGTTTAAAGCAGCCGCCGCTGCCTTAAATTTGTTGGAAGATGACAGCGTTTGGGAGAGGACACTGGACGATGCGGCCGCCTTTGAAATGCCAGAACGATTGCGACagctttttgttgacatttgtcTGTTTTGCAATCCTACGGATGCTCTTTATCTCTTTGAGCGATCTTTGCCTCAGCTAATGGAAGATTTTATTCGTAATGGTCACGACGCCGAAATAGCAAAAAACTtgactttgaaatttattcaagACAAGCTACTTCTCAACAATCAAACGATGGAAAATCTCTCATTGCCTGTTCCTGATTTTCAGCTTATTCATCGTCTTATCGCGGCTCAACTCGAAGAAAATGCTGAAATTTCtatgagagagaagagaagattaGGTGAATTGATGGTTAGTCAGTTGAACGAAGGTCAACGGGCTGCCTTCGATCAAGTCATGGCTGCCGTCAACGATACTGAAAATGCAATTCCGCATCAGTATTTCTTGGATGGCCCTGGAGGAACGGGGAAGACGTTCCTGTACAACACTCTCATCACCGTACTGCAGGGACAAGGGAAAACAGTGATCGCCGTTGCGTCTACCGGCATCGCTTCTACGTTGTTGATTGACGGCACAACGTATCATTCCCAATTCAAGATTTACCCTCCAATCACTgaagcgaccagatcaaaaATCGAAGATGGTAGCTTCCTCGCCCATTTGATCAGAAGTGCAGTTCTCATCATTTCTGACGAAGCCACCATGAAGACAAATCACGCCCTTAGTGCTTTCAATTTCCTGTTCCAAAAGTTGCACAAGAACAATCTTCCTCACGGTGGTAAAGTGCTCCTTCTTGGTGGCGATTTTCGTCAGTGTTTACCGGTCGTCCGACACGGAAACAGGGTGACAGTGCTGGAAGTCACTATCCGAAACAATGACACTTGGCCTCAGTTTCAACAACTTCGTCTGACTCAAAATATGCGTACCGTGGCCGGCAGTCAAGACTACGCCGATTGGCTCATTCAGCTTGGAAACGGAACTCTACCGACGCATCCAAAATTGAACATCCCCGATATGATTGAAATTCctaaagaatttttcaattataacCGGAGTTTAGTCGAGCACGTCTTTGGTGATCCTGCTCAACTGTTAGATCCTGTCGTATCTCAACAAATATGCAGTCGCGCTATTCTTTGTCCGAAAAACGGCGATTGCTTACGAATCAACAATCAGATCATCAAAGACATGCCCGGTACGCTTCATGAGTACAGAAGCATCGATACCATCGACTCTGACGACcctgaagaaatttcaaattacccAACCGAAGTTCTCAACTCCTTTGACGTCTCCGGAATTCCCACCCATTTGCTGAAAATGAAAGTGGGAGCCGTCATCATTCTTCTGAAGAATATCGATTCGCGTCAGGGACTTTGCAATGGGACCCGGCTCATCATCAGGGCGCTTAGAGAAAATCTGATCGTTGCAGAAATTGCTGCTGGAAAAAACAAGGGGCACATCGTCTACATCCCGCGGATGATGATGTCCCCAACTGATTCGGATCTTCCAGTCATCCTCAAGAGGCTCCAGTTTCCCGTTTTGTTGGCGTTTGCGATGACCATCACAAAGTCACAGGGCCAAACGTTTGATCGGGTCGGAATATTACTTCCAGAACCCGTCTTCAGTCATGGCCAGCTGTATGTGGCCTTCTCCAGAGCTACATCGAAAGAcg GAGTCCGAGTCGAGATTGCTGAGTCTGGGAAACAAGGCAAGCTTCTCAAAAATCATCCGACAGCcaccgaagaagaaaagaaaaaggtgttTACTTTAAATGTTGTCTTTAAAGAAGTTTTATTGTAA
- the LOC124342102 gene encoding uncharacterized protein LOC124342102 — MPNSDLLVASPPVSLSPQVVVRDGIPNSDLPVVSPPVSLSPQVVVPEENPLGDDEVDGVLASMDMDFNTPPSSPPVSFLQSWTISEFQRIEDRRRSNLLRGVQLKTRYEKFKKNRQNAEAALERSKRNEAWAKKELASFRSKMCKDEAEAQRMFGDVI, encoded by the exons ATGCCCAACTCTG ATTTGCTTGTTGCTTCTCCCCCCGTTTCTTTGTCTCCTCAAGTGGTTGTCCGTGATGGAATACCCAATTCTG aTTTGCCTGTTGTTTCTCCCCCCGTCTCTTTGTCTCCTCAAGTGGTTGTCCCTGAAGAAAATCCACTGGGTGATGACGAAGTTGACGGGGTTTTAGCATCCATGGATATGGATTTCAATACCCCGCCGTCTTCCCCACCTGTCTCCTTTCTTCAATCTTGGACGATTTCAGAATTTCAGAGGATTGAAGATAGGAGAAGATCCAATCTATTACGTGGAGTGCAGCTGAAAACTCGGTacgaaaaatttaagaaaaaccgACAGAA tgcTGAAGCTGCTTTGGAAAGATCTAAGCGGAATGAGGCATGGGCCAAAAAGGAGCTGGCTTCATTCCGCTCCAAAATGTGCAAGGATGAAGCTGAGGCACAGAGAATGTTTGGAGATGTGATTTAG